The nucleotide sequence TGTCTATCAtgtcaaaacatttttaaaaataaagctaacaaaaaaaaaagttttaaccaaaataaaattgtaaaaacttattTGGTAATGTTTTTAAGAGATAATTTAATGATGaacatctatactatactaaaagggggatataagccatggagagggtgtccacataggatagaaaaatcaaccaatcagagaacccgaaattgccatgtcatctcatttatttttcgtaaaaaataaaaaaacaatgcaaaggtgagaatcgaacccgggttagtatgatatatatataagacagttaccactaagccattgaaactttcttggatacatatacaagaaccactaagtatataatcacaaactcttatgtacatttacaataatatgaattcaactttcaagactccgatagtttgttttgtaaaaaaaaaataagtaagtgactaagctaatatattcttagaaagtgtgagaacgttgacaaatatgaaaaagcatagatttttgttttcgtgacaaagttaagaattttgtaaaagtaagtttaacatataaattttcgtgacaaatatgaaaaagcatagatttttgtaaaattttgacaaaacaactcataacatacttctctaatgtcttaataaaatattatttaagggtgcaataattaaatatattaattcaataaattttgtaatttatagacaaaacaataacacaacaaattttgaaacatttgtttaacctatcgattttttttcatgagaatccaactaaacaagataaaaaaaataattagatttaaaaatatttaattaccattttattcaattttgattaatttcaaattatcataatgtatctttttgaagttacaaatatgaaaaagcatagatttttgtacaatttgacaaaacaactcaaaacatatttttctaatgtcttaataaaatattatttaaggatgcaataattaaatatattaattcaataaaatttataatttatagacaaaacaataccacaacaaattttgaaacatttgtttaaccaatcgatttttttcttcatgagaatccaactaaacaattagatttacaaatatttaattaccattttattcaattttgattcattttaaattgtaataatgtatctttttgaagttacaaaaaataatgttttttctttattacactagcattatatatagattctatatacacaaaataaatataatataacaacataagcatgctttccccgattcatatgaaactttttaagttatccaccaaagcaaattaattaaatcaatgaaatttttaaaatacagtaaattaatatataattttattttaaataaaattatttaaaaagtgtattttcgttaaaacaaaataataaataagtaaaactgatttgatggtaatttttatgatatatatatatatatatatatatatcaattctgtgaaagaaatagaagcttaatatggaaaaaaatcttaaatacaaaaacctctaaaaattaacaaaaaatctaataaattaaactatgatatcacttaaaagcttcttagaccatattaataaaatatttaagcgataattagacaaatttgattttttttccagcaaaaagtttattattaattagcatcagttatttcaagatgtttaagaaatggtggacaaacaaataggatggacattaatgatatatgaactatgaatagtactttgtgaagcagacttagataacatatctgcacatccattttcagtcctttttgatgcctaaatttaatttcttcagagtagttattccacaaatagatcgtatgagatattgttttgatatgtagatttgttttttcaatgttaagaagattgacaactgtaaaaatgtctccttcgtatatgatatgtctataaccgagtctccAATATGAgacaaatttgtttaaaaagtaaataattttatttttcttatattatataatcaatatatattatttactgataatattaatatagttattcatctatcacaaatatctatgcaaatatgtgaatcaagtacaacaatcaaacaacataatgatttccacaaagaaaatttaaaaaatatatttatgttatgtagtcatattttatattttttaaataatgtaatacaatattatacattattttttatagaattgagaaatacatatatcagttagacaaattaagcgataattagacaaatttgatttttattttgtgagcaaaaagtttattattaattaacattacttatttcaagatgtttaagaaatgatggacaaaaaaataggatggacataaatgatatatgaactataaatagttttttgtaaagctgacttaaaaataaaattttacttttctttttaaaaaataaaaactcttccaaaattttctaaaaacttaaaaagatctttaaaattccaaaaattgaaacaaataaagaattttttttataaaattaattttgaaattaattttatttattctttcaaaaaataaaaattcttccaaaattttcaatttttttaatacatttgctaaaagttgaaattaattatacacacataaaaagttgataattgtaactttaattttttgcattttattataatttttaaaaaatttagattttttttttaaaaatgattttttttttattttttaaagaaaaaaaaatattttaattttagttcaaaatttattttatgaaaattttggaagattttttatttttttaagaaaaataaaattttatttttttaagaaaaataaaattttatttttttaaaagaaaaataaaattttatttttaattttaatttcaaaattaaatttataaagaatttctttatttttcaatttcttgGAATTTAAagatcgtttaaattttttagaaaattttggaagagtttttattttgttaaatgaaaaataaaatttattttcaattttaatttcaaaattaattttataaaaaaaaatttattttttaattttttggaattttaaaaatctttttaagtttttagagaattttttatatttaatatgtaccaaataatagtaaacatgttagtaagCACATTGAAGTGCCAGTAGCCCAGTGGTAAAATACCTTGTCATTTGACCATccaacctgggttcgaatccaggggtctacatatttttaatttcaaattatgtaaaacgatgtcgttttcaaatgagatgaaacgacgtcgtttcatttAACGTCTAGTTAACACTGTGTTAACTGTGAGTTCAAGGCGTGTTAAATTGGCAAGTCAATATTAAGTtcattaataaactaaaaaagtcaacaaaagtaaatgatttttttggtcAGGCTCGAGTACAGGTTTTCTTTGACAATTCGTGaaaagtttgtgttttttttggccgaattctcaTTTTTTATCCATCCATGTCTACATCTTTTTATGTTCACgtattttttttacatgttCACAAATTTTCATCCACACTTCTTATTGTccatatatttcttttatataactgttgaaatatataaaatatatatatgaaaatggatgctaaaatatagagaaaaacaAATTACAATTTATTGTAATAATTATACTTTCTTCAAATGTATTAAACtctgagaaaaaaacaaataaaaacaaaagaattttgcaaaaaaaacaaaaaaaaaagttgagaaaaataaataaaataaaaaaatacaaccatcttttagtttttcttaaccAAACGCGAGGAATACTGCTGTAAAATCACAAGAGGTAGAAGATGACAATGTGTCCTTTCAGTGAAAAGTGTCTTATCataataaaaaagagaaaaatgtgtCTGAGAAGCTAACGCACTCCAACAAGTATCTTACTAGGTCAGCGAATgacaaaattcttttttttacaaCTCAACGGACTCTGGTTCGACCCGAAGTTCATTTTCTTAAAAGTCACCAAACGTTACGACAACAACTACACTAGCACCAATGATACAACGTAACAAGAACGCAGCGAAACTGTCGCGATGCGTGAGATTCACGTGCTCTTTATCAAACGTTGACTTTTTGTTTCACCGTTATTCACCCACCTTTAATTACTTCGCATTTCTTGGTTacaattttccattaatttagTCCTACTAATAGCTTAAGCGATTAGTAATAACTAATCACTTTAAGGCAACGTAAAATCAAAGGAGTTTACAACTTTTTATTCATTACGATGTTTAGTAAAGTTGGAAACTGAAAGACTTCAGATAAAATTATAGTCAAGTAATGTTTCaggaaaaaaatgtaaataaaatacaGTTTAATCAAAGTACATCAATAATAATGCATCATcgcttaatttttataaatggcTAAGTAGTtggtttataagaaaataataactaagAATATTATTAAGATCAAGATTGGACAACTACTGTTAGAATTTTTTTCCCagctattttttaaaaaaataagagacaATTAAATCATGATAACTTGGTCTTGGATACACGGACGAGCAATGGAAATTTAACCCAAAATTCACAATTCACTGCTTTAATGCACTTGGCTCTGTTCactcttattatattatttacatattttgtaatttgtaaTTGTCTAAAAACAAAACtggtaataatttttttaacttgcaGGTCCCACCAGTAAGCCAATCGTCAAATAGCCAAGCACCCTTTCGCCACGTAGCATAACACAGTCACGTAAGCCTTCCCTCTCTACCTTAAAACCCCATTCACATTGAGAAAAACAGAGAGGAGAAGACGCTCGGCTATTTATCCTgcgcaccaccaccaccaacacTATGGGGAAAGGTCGTGCACTAAGCGACGGAGTGATAAAAAAGATCCTCCTCTCCTACACCTACGTGGCAATCTGGATCTTCCTCAGCTTCACCGTGATCGTCTACAACAAATACATCCTCGACAAGAAGCTCTACAACTGGCCTTACCCCATCACACTCACCATGATCCACATGGCCTTCTGCTCCTCCTTAGCCATTATCCTCATCAAACTCTTCAAGATCGTCGACCCCGTCTCCATGTCCCGCGACACCTACCTCAGATCCGTCGTCCCCATCGGCGCGCTCTACTCGCTCTCCCTCTGGCTCTCCAACTCCGCCTACATCTACCTCTCCGTCTCCTTCATCCAGATGCTCAAGGCCCTCATGCCCGTCGCCGTCTACTCCATCGGTGTCTTGCTGAAGAAGGAAGCGTTCAAGTCCCGGACCATGACCAACATGCTCTCCATCTCCTTCGGCGTCGCGGTCGCTGCCTACGGAGAGGCGAAGTTCGATGTCTGGGGCGTTGTGCTTCAGCTTGGGGCCGTTGCTTTCGAAGCCACGAGGTTGGTTCTGATTCAGATCTTGCTTACTTCCAAAGGAATCAATCTAAACCCCATCACTTCTCTTTATTACGTGGCTCCTTGCTGTTTTGTTTTTCTGTCCGTGCCTTGGATCTTTGTGGAGCTTCCGGTTCTGAGAGAGGCTTCGAGTGTCCGTTTCGATTTTGTCGTTTTCGGGACAAACTCGGTATGCGCGTTTGCGTTGAACCTTGCTGTGTTTCTCCTCGTTGGGAAGACTTCTGCGTTGACTATGAATATCGCTGGCGTCGTGAAGGACTGGCTATTGATCGCTTTCTCCTGGTCTGTGATTAAGGATACGGTCACGCCGTTGAATCTTTTTGGGTACGGGCTTGCGTTTTTGGGTGTTGGGTATTATAATCATTGCAAGTTGCAGGCCTTGAAGGCGAAAGATGCTCAGAAGAAGGTTCAGGCGAGTGATGAAGAAGCTGGGAAGCTTTTGGATGTGAGGGAGAGTGAACGTAACGAAACTAAAGATTGAGATGCTGAATCTTGATCTGGTTCAAGAATTGCTATTTCAGGGAATAAGAGCTGAAGGGTTAAAGGATGAATTTTTTGaaagagttttgtttttttcataggTATGTTTATTATTATGATCATTATGGTTGTTCGTTTAAGTTATTACATAGTTGATTTGATGGTACGCATGGGGTTTTAGAGGTTTTATAAATCTTTGGTAACTCGACTTGTCTTCTCTTGAGTttatttatctttgttttcTGTACTTTTACTCTTTTGTGGGTAAAAGACTTGTTGTAGTAGTAACTTCTTTATATTTTTGCACATCGaaacttcttttttctttctccaaCGAAAACGTTTTCTTTGGAAGTCAGAAGATGGTCAAAGCAAAAACATTTCAATGTATTGAAACTTCTTTGATTATGTCGGATCGTTTGGAAGCAAGATCCATGAATCTCGGGtaaaagttaaaagttaaaacattcaCATACGGACGTTATAATAATGCATCATTCATACTGACAGAAGGGTCTTTTAAACATCTCCAAATAGCGTTCACTTTCTTAGAATCCAGTAACTAAATATGAGTTCAAAACATACAACACTTCAAGAAAACACTAATCCTGACGGAAAAACCGTCGGAAATCCGTCGAGAACGCGCAATCCCAACAGAATTCGATGAATTCTCAACCGACAATAATAGTCGTTGAAAATTTTCATCGGGAACGATTCCCGACAAAATTGATCTGTCAAGAGTAGTCCGTCGAAAATTCGGACTGAGTCCCAACGGATTATGGTTTCAAgttatgaaaaatgaaaaaaaaaagactatcgAGATTATCCAATTACGTTAtacatcaaatatatatatatatatatatttatttattttttttaatagtcacAACTAACAAAGATACTTAAAACCCATTTTATAAAAGTTGTCTACGAATTCTCTacgaacacaaaaaaaaaaaatacaaaaatagttGTCTACTAATTCTCTTAATCATTTATATAAGTAtacataatgtttttttttttttttttttgaacacatgtATACATAATGTTACTAGATGTTTATAATCCAATTGAATTACCTTTAGGTGATGTTATTCTGAATATAATTTTGAGTGTTTACTATGTCCAAACTTATTTTTACACTTATCATATTACCCGGTAATTTTATTGTGATCGTTAACCCCTaagttgttatatttttaagattctAAATTGATTTTCATCGGGAATTCCTCGAAagtcaagttttttttattttcgttgAAAATTTCAAACGGATTCACGacggaaatattttttttctatggaaatcaactttttttgtttccttcgcaAATCCGTTGGACGGAAGTCATCTTTTTAGTAGGAATTTCGTCAAAACTAcaacatttgaaaaaaaaaacatttgggAACTTCAACACTCGCTTTGGCATAAAGCTGTTTTGGTTTCAGAATACGATTCCTAAGCATGCATTGGTTTGTTTCTTTGTGACTCAGAAATGATATTCCTGTCTCTCGGCAGATCTTCCTATAGGAGAAGTGTTCAGTTTCATATGAGAATCAAGCTAAAACTGATTAGTCCAACATTTGTAGACTGAACCAAACATTAGACATCTGACTG is from Brassica napus cultivar Da-Ae chromosome A4, Da-Ae, whole genome shotgun sequence and encodes:
- the LOC106420801 gene encoding probable sugar phosphate/phosphate translocator At2g25520, producing MGKGRALSDGVIKKILLSYTYVAIWIFLSFTVIVYNKYILDKKLYNWPYPITLTMIHMAFCSSLAIILIKLFKIVDPVSMSRDTYLRSVVPIGALYSLSLWLSNSAYIYLSVSFIQMLKALMPVAVYSIGVLLKKEAFKSRTMTNMLSISFGVAVAAYGEAKFDVWGVVLQLGAVAFEATRLVLIQILLTSKGINLNPITSLYYVAPCCFVFLSVPWIFVELPVLREASSVRFDFVVFGTNSVCAFALNLAVFLLVGKTSALTMNIAGVVKDWLLIAFSWSVIKDTVTPLNLFGYGLAFLGVGYYNHCKLQALKAKDAQKKVQASDEEAGKLLDVRESERNETKD